From one Bacteroides intestinalis DSM 17393 genomic stretch:
- a CDS encoding TonB-dependent receptor — protein MKLDLGKVFFFILLLVLSTMTALAGNIKGTVLDKQTKEPLTGATIQITGTAQGAVADIDGNYTLNVKDGTYTIAVRYIGYKDILLNSVKVKAETVLNFEMESDAQTLGEVSVTAQAKRNNEVALIQEQRRSLVVQSGVSAQQIAKTQDSNASEVIRRVPGISIIDEKFVMVRGLSQRYNNVWMNGSAVPSSEADSRAFSFDIIPSSQLDNMVIVKSPAPEYPADFTGGFILINTKDMPGENSFNISVGGAVNDQTHFKDFRKAKGSGMDRLGFGNGFRSLDAGMKGTLNMYPGYETGNTARIDVLNNGFNNDWTLKTIKPVGDLKLNMAYNRKWETESGRTIGMLAAVNYSNSYKTYLDMENSLYGPYDTNNDKYVYLRKATDNQYSNDVRLGALLNLTFQPRNSNHRYEFKNIFNQISKDRYSERTGFNAQPDNINNMEYYYSSRTTYNTQFTGRHNFDDSRFDWSVGYAYANRNLPDRRLIERTDRTNETMGIYRISREFTKLDEHIGSANINYRQDFQFGDIAPTLKAGAYGEYRTRTYNTRQFQYGWQPNNSLPKGFQFDNDVANNILIDSNYGIDKLYMQEEVNYMNNYEGKNTQLSGYVGINVPIGSFNFYAGARYEYARQELIMNTRSYEESLQSTFYDYKDLFPSVNATYKLSEKHQFRLAYGKSVNRPEFRELSTSVYYDFDLGSSVMGNSSLQAAYIQNVDLRYEWYPSNGEQVSIALFYKHFKNPIEWTYTMSGGTDPVYSYVNAKGANNYGIEVDIRKNLDFIGMRNFSFSFNGAWIKSKVQFKEGGNNIDRPMQGQSPYLINTGLFYNNPDKGWNAAVLYNRIGKRIIGVGNRYGSSSEGDARNIPNSYEMPRNSIDLSASKKFGKLEIKATIRDLLAERYYFKQFEDVTVNGQARTIEEVTRSYKPGRSYNLAIAYSF, from the coding sequence ATGAAACTGGATTTAGGAAAAGTATTTTTCTTCATTTTATTACTGGTACTTTCCACCATGACCGCCCTGGCTGGAAACATCAAAGGGACCGTCCTCGACAAGCAGACGAAAGAGCCGTTGACCGGAGCTACCATACAGATAACCGGGACAGCGCAGGGGGCAGTAGCCGACATCGACGGTAACTATACGCTGAATGTAAAAGACGGTACATACACCATAGCCGTGAGATATATAGGATACAAAGACATCCTGCTCAACAGTGTAAAAGTTAAGGCCGAAACTGTGCTGAACTTTGAAATGGAGAGTGATGCACAAACGTTAGGCGAAGTCTCCGTCACTGCACAAGCCAAACGGAATAACGAGGTGGCACTCATACAGGAACAACGCCGCAGCCTCGTAGTACAGAGCGGGGTTTCCGCCCAACAAATAGCTAAAACCCAGGACAGCAATGCCTCGGAAGTCATCCGTCGCGTACCCGGCATCAGCATCATCGACGAAAAGTTTGTAATGGTGCGCGGCCTGTCGCAGCGGTACAATAATGTATGGATGAACGGGAGTGCCGTGCCCAGTTCGGAAGCCGATTCACGCGCCTTTTCATTCGACATCATCCCCAGTTCACAACTGGATAATATGGTAATCGTAAAAAGCCCCGCTCCGGAATATCCCGCAGACTTCACGGGTGGATTCATCCTGATAAATACCAAAGATATGCCCGGCGAAAACAGCTTCAACATATCAGTAGGAGGAGCTGTCAATGACCAGACGCACTTCAAAGACTTTCGTAAAGCCAAGGGTAGCGGCATGGACCGGCTCGGCTTCGGAAACGGTTTCCGTAGTCTGGATGCCGGTATGAAAGGCACACTGAACATGTATCCCGGATATGAAACCGGAAATACAGCTCGCATAGATGTATTGAACAATGGTTTCAACAACGACTGGACACTGAAAACCATCAAACCCGTAGGGGACTTAAAATTGAATATGGCATACAACCGCAAGTGGGAAACCGAAAGTGGACGTACCATCGGTATGCTGGCTGCTGTGAATTACAGCAACTCCTATAAGACCTATCTCGATATGGAAAACTCTCTCTATGGTCCTTATGATACCAACAATGACAAATACGTCTATCTGCGGAAAGCAACGGACAACCAGTACAGCAATGATGTCCGCCTCGGTGCCCTGCTGAACCTCACCTTCCAGCCGCGCAACAGCAACCATCGCTATGAATTCAAGAATATCTTCAACCAGATATCCAAAGACCGCTACTCGGAACGTACAGGTTTCAACGCACAACCGGACAACATCAACAACATGGAGTATTACTACTCCAGCCGTACCACTTACAACACCCAGTTCACAGGCAGGCACAACTTTGACGACAGTCGTTTCGACTGGAGTGTGGGTTATGCTTACGCCAACCGTAACCTGCCGGACCGTCGCCTCATTGAACGTACCGACCGCACCAATGAAACCATGGGTATTTACCGTATCAGCCGTGAATTCACCAAACTGGACGAACACATCGGCTCAGCAAATATAAATTATCGCCAGGATTTCCAGTTCGGTGACATCGCCCCTACTTTGAAAGCCGGTGCTTATGGCGAGTACCGTACACGTACCTACAACACCCGCCAGTTCCAGTACGGCTGGCAACCGAATAACAGCCTGCCTAAGGGATTCCAGTTTGACAATGATGTGGCAAACAATATATTGATAGACTCCAACTATGGAATTGACAAACTCTACATGCAGGAAGAAGTGAACTACATGAATAACTATGAGGGCAAAAACACGCAATTGTCCGGTTATGTCGGCATCAACGTTCCGATAGGTTCCTTCAACTTCTACGCCGGAGCACGCTATGAATATGCCCGTCAGGAACTGATCATGAATACCCGCTCGTATGAAGAAAGCCTGCAAAGTACTTTCTATGACTATAAAGACCTGTTCCCTTCCGTCAATGCCACTTACAAACTGAGTGAAAAGCATCAGTTCCGCCTGGCTTACGGTAAATCGGTAAACCGTCCTGAATTTCGTGAACTGTCCACTTCCGTCTATTATGATTTCGACCTGGGAAGCAGTGTCATGGGTAATTCATCCCTGCAGGCAGCTTACATACAGAACGTAGACTTACGCTACGAATGGTATCCCAGCAATGGTGAGCAAGTTTCCATTGCCCTGTTCTACAAACACTTCAAAAATCCTATTGAATGGACCTACACCATGTCGGGAGGAACTGATCCGGTCTACTCTTACGTCAACGCCAAAGGTGCCAACAACTACGGTATAGAAGTAGATATCCGCAAGAATCTCGACTTCATCGGTATGCGTAATTTCAGTTTCTCATTCAATGGCGCATGGATCAAGAGCAAAGTACAGTTTAAAGAAGGTGGCAATAATATAGACCGTCCCATGCAGGGGCAATCGCCTTACCTCATCAACACGGGTCTCTTCTATAACAATCCGGATAAGGGATGGAACGCCGCCGTACTCTACAACCGTATCGGAAAACGTATCATCGGTGTAGGCAACCGCTACGGCAGTTCTTCCGAAGGTGATGCACGCAACATACCAAACTCTTACGAAATGCCGCGCAACAGCATCGACCTTTCGGCAAGCAAAAAGTTTGGCAAACTGGAAATTAAAGCTACCATACGTGACTTGCTGGCCGAACGCTACTACTTCAAACAGTTTGAAGACGTCACCGTAAACGGACAAGCCCGCACCATTGAAGAGGTGACCCGCAGTTACAAACCGGGAAGAAGCTACAACCTGGCCATAGCCTATAGCTTCTGA
- a CDS encoding mechanosensitive ion channel family protein gives MSIVQQINEGLQTLGFSQSLADQLDQFIAFLGVLLVAYLADSICRKVLLKVVSRLVKQTKATWDDIVFDRKVMVHLSRMVAPILIYILLPLAFSDAGSATLALIMRFCLIFIIIMFLSFISALLTAVYTVYSEKEQFRDRPLKGLLQTVQVILYFVGGIIVVSILIDRSPGVLLTGLGASAAVLMLVFKDSIMGFVSGVQLSANNMLKVGDWITMPKYGADGDVIEVSLNTVKVRNFDKTITTIPPYLLVSDSFQNWRGMQESGGRRIKRSINIDMNSVRFCTPEMLAKYRKIQLLANYVEQTEQVIKEYNEEHHIDNSILVNGRRQTNLGVFRAYLNCYLKSHPGVNHDMTCMVRQLQPTDHGIPLELYFFSATTSWIPYEDLQSDVFDHLLAIISEFDLHVFQSPSGEDFRERLG, from the coding sequence ATGAGCATTGTACAACAAATTAACGAAGGACTTCAGACTTTAGGTTTCAGCCAGTCATTGGCCGACCAGTTAGATCAATTTATTGCATTTCTGGGAGTTCTCCTGGTGGCTTATCTGGCAGATTCCATTTGCCGGAAAGTCTTGCTGAAAGTCGTTTCGCGTTTGGTAAAACAAACAAAAGCTACCTGGGATGACATTGTTTTCGACCGGAAGGTGATGGTGCACCTTAGCCGCATGGTGGCACCTATTCTTATTTATATCCTGCTGCCCCTGGCTTTTTCCGATGCGGGATCGGCAACGTTGGCGCTTATTATGCGTTTCTGCCTCATCTTTATTATTATAATGTTTCTTAGCTTTATCAGCGCTTTGCTTACTGCGGTTTATACCGTATATAGCGAGAAGGAACAGTTTCGCGACCGCCCTCTGAAGGGACTTTTGCAGACTGTGCAGGTAATTCTTTATTTTGTCGGGGGCATCATCGTCGTCAGCATACTGATCGACCGCTCACCCGGTGTATTGCTCACCGGTCTGGGAGCTTCGGCTGCCGTGTTGATGTTAGTGTTCAAAGACAGTATCATGGGCTTTGTTTCCGGTGTGCAACTTTCTGCCAACAATATGCTGAAAGTGGGAGACTGGATTACCATGCCTAAGTATGGAGCGGATGGTGACGTAATAGAAGTATCATTGAACACGGTGAAGGTGCGCAATTTCGACAAGACCATCACTACCATTCCTCCTTACCTGCTTGTAAGCGACTCTTTCCAGAACTGGCGTGGTATGCAGGAGAGTGGCGGACGCCGCATCAAGCGTTCTATCAATATCGATATGAACAGTGTACGGTTCTGTACTCCCGAAATGTTGGCAAAGTATCGCAAGATACAGCTCTTGGCAAACTACGTTGAACAGACGGAACAAGTGATAAAGGAGTATAATGAAGAACATCATATCGATAACTCCATCCTTGTGAACGGGCGTCGCCAGACGAATCTCGGTGTCTTCCGTGCTTACCTGAATTGCTACTTGAAGAGCCATCCGGGTGTAAATCATGATATGACCTGTATGGTGCGTCAGCTTCAACCTACCGACCACGGTATACCGTTGGAACTGTATTTCTTTTCTGCAACCACATCCTGGATACCATACGAGGACTTGCAGTCCGACGTTTTCGACCATCTGCTGGCTATTATTTCAGAGTTTGATCTGCACGTATTCCAGTCACCGTCCGGTGAAGATTTCCGTGAAAGGCTTGGTTGA